The following coding sequences lie in one Arthrobacter sp. SLBN-122 genomic window:
- the mihF gene encoding integration host factor, actinobacterial type, which yields MVLRPLSASERADALGKAAAARATRAAAKESLRNGDRSAADIISSALEDDALARMKVSELLEALPGIGKVRAAAIMQQLGIAASRRVRGLGVHQRRALVDFIDEH from the coding sequence ATGGTCCTGCGACCTCTTTCCGCATCTGAACGGGCCGACGCCCTGGGCAAGGCAGCAGCGGCCAGGGCCACCCGTGCCGCAGCAAAGGAAAGCCTTCGGAACGGCGACAGGTCCGCAGCGGACATCATCAGCTCCGCCCTGGAGGACGACGCGCTGGCACGCATGAAGGTCTCGGAACTGCTCGAGGCCCTTCCCGGCATCGGGAAGGTGCGGGCTGCCGCCATCATGCAGCAGCTTGGCATCGCGGCGTCCCGCAGGGTCCGGGGCCTGGGCGTCCACCAACGCCGGGCGCTGGTAGATTTTATAGATGAGCATTGA